One window from the genome of Bradyrhizobium xenonodulans encodes:
- a CDS encoding 2-dehydro-3-deoxygalactonokinase — protein sequence MTEPAFVAVDWGTSSFRLWLLDRAGQVLTERRSDEGMMAAAKAGFPAVLQSHLAAVEAPDHLPVLVCGMAGAKTGWVEAGYVDTPAPLSAVLKQAARVPGEARDIRILPGIAQRDTRAPDVMRGEETQLLGALGLDAAGEALVCMPGTHSKWVRATDGIVAHFSTFMTGELFSVVSRETILSLAVAGANDAEDVASFKAAVKTAYDAPAFAANLLFGARSRQLLFGSTPAAARETLSGTLIGVELAAGLSGIVPKAGITLIASGRLATLYRLAFDALSVTVQPIDADEAVRRGLSMAAAAIWTK from the coding sequence ATGACCGAACCCGCTTTTGTCGCCGTGGACTGGGGCACCAGCAGCTTCCGGCTGTGGCTGCTCGACCGTGCGGGCCAGGTGCTGACCGAGCGCCGCAGCGACGAGGGCATGATGGCGGCGGCCAAGGCCGGTTTCCCCGCCGTGCTGCAATCGCATCTCGCGGCCGTGGAGGCACCGGATCATCTGCCGGTCCTCGTCTGCGGCATGGCCGGCGCCAAGACCGGCTGGGTCGAAGCCGGCTATGTCGATACGCCGGCGCCGCTCTCTGCCGTCCTGAAGCAGGCCGCGCGCGTGCCGGGCGAGGCGCGCGACATCCGCATCCTGCCGGGTATCGCGCAGCGCGATACCCGGGCGCCGGACGTGATGCGCGGCGAGGAGACCCAGCTGCTTGGCGCGCTTGGGCTCGATGCCGCCGGCGAAGCGCTGGTCTGCATGCCCGGCACCCATTCGAAATGGGTGCGGGCGACGGACGGCATTGTCGCGCATTTCTCCACCTTCATGACCGGCGAGCTCTTCAGCGTGGTCTCGCGCGAGACGATCTTGTCGCTCGCGGTCGCCGGCGCGAATGACGCCGAAGACGTCGCGAGCTTCAAGGCTGCGGTGAAGACCGCGTATGACGCACCGGCCTTCGCCGCCAATCTCCTGTTCGGCGCGCGGTCGCGGCAGCTCCTGTTCGGCAGCACGCCGGCTGCGGCGCGCGAGACTCTGTCCGGCACGTTGATCGGCGTCGAGCTGGCTGCGGGGCTCTCCGGAATTGTGCCGAAAGCCGGCATCACGCTGATTGCATCGGGGCGGCTCGCGACGCTGTACCGCCTGGCCTTCGACGCGCTGTCGGTGACCGTGCAGCCGATCGATGCAGACGAAGCCGTCCGCCGCGGCCTGTCGATGGCCGCAGCCGCCATCTGGACGAAGTAG
- a CDS encoding 2-dehydro-3-deoxy-6-phosphogalactonate aldolase has protein sequence MSVPFPPMQRPLVAILRGVKPEETEAIVGVLIEAGMTAIEIPLNSPDPFRSIGTAVKLAPAGVLIGAGTVLATADVDRLNDVGGKLMVSPNVDAQVLTRAHQYAMVTLPGVFSPTEALLAARSGASGLKFFPASVLGAAGIAAIRAVLPAGVMIAAVGGVSDQNFAEYIKGGVTAFGLGSSLYKPGMTAADVAVRAKATIAAYDRAIAKD, from the coding sequence ATGAGCGTTCCCTTTCCGCCGATGCAGCGTCCGCTGGTCGCCATCCTGCGCGGCGTCAAGCCGGAGGAGACCGAGGCCATCGTCGGCGTCCTGATCGAGGCCGGAATGACCGCGATCGAGATTCCCCTGAACTCGCCCGATCCGTTCCGCTCGATCGGCACTGCCGTGAAGCTCGCGCCCGCCGGTGTTCTGATCGGCGCCGGCACGGTGCTGGCCACCGCAGATGTCGATCGTCTCAATGATGTGGGCGGCAAGCTGATGGTCTCACCGAATGTGGACGCGCAGGTGCTCACGCGTGCACATCAGTACGCCATGGTGACGCTGCCGGGCGTGTTCTCGCCGACCGAGGCGCTGCTCGCCGCGCGCTCGGGCGCATCGGGCCTGAAATTCTTCCCGGCGAGCGTGTTAGGTGCCGCGGGCATTGCCGCGATCCGCGCCGTGCTGCCGGCCGGCGTAATGATCGCCGCGGTCGGCGGCGTCTCCGACCAGAATTTCGCGGAGTACATCAAGGGCGGCGTCACCGCGTTCGGGCTCGGCTCCAGCCTCTACAAGCCCGGCATGACGGCCGCCGATGTCGCCGTTCGTGCGAAGGCGACGATCGCGGCTTACGATCGGGCGATTGCGAAAGACTGA
- the poxB gene encoding ubiquinone-dependent pyruvate dehydrogenase — protein sequence MAINNVADLFVATLEQAGVKRIYGIVGDSLNAITEALRRRGTIEWIHVRHEEVAAFAAAGEAEMTGSLAVCAGSCGPGNLHLINGLFDAHRSRVPVLAIAAQIPSAEIGGGYFQETHPQNLFRECSHYCELVSDPSQLPFVLENAIRAAVGLRGVAVVAMPGDVAFRSPPKRALSTTRGLALSAPKVVPQADELEALADLLNGAERITLFCGRGCAGAHAPLMQLAESLKSPIVHALGGKEHVEYDNPYDVGMTGFIGFSSGYAAMHACDALVMLGTDFPYKQFFPTDAKVAQIDIRPENLGRRCRIDLGLVGDVKLTIEALLPLLKTKTQRKHLDDAIAHYRKAREGLDSLAKGTPGSKPIHPQYLAKVISDHASDDAVFTADVGTPTVWAARYLDMNGRRRLIGSFVHGSMANAMPQAIGAQAAQPGRQVISLSGDGGFTMLMGDLITLTQMKLPVKVVVFNNGVLGFVALEMKAAGFVDTNVDLENPDFAAMARVMGIFAKRVEDPGELPGAMEEMLAHNGPALLDVVTAKQELSMPPTITPEQIKGFSLWVLRAVMNGRGDEVLDLAKTNLLPR from the coding sequence ATGGCGATCAACAACGTGGCCGATCTGTTCGTGGCAACGCTCGAACAGGCCGGCGTCAAGCGCATCTACGGCATCGTCGGCGACAGCCTGAACGCGATCACCGAGGCGCTGCGCCGTCGCGGCACCATCGAATGGATCCATGTCCGGCACGAGGAAGTGGCGGCGTTCGCCGCTGCCGGCGAAGCCGAGATGACGGGTAGCCTTGCGGTCTGCGCGGGTTCCTGCGGTCCGGGCAATCTGCACCTGATCAACGGCCTGTTCGACGCGCATCGCAGCCGCGTTCCCGTGCTGGCGATCGCGGCGCAGATCCCGTCGGCCGAAATCGGCGGCGGCTATTTCCAGGAAACCCATCCACAAAACCTGTTTCGCGAGTGCAGCCATTATTGCGAGCTGGTCTCCGACCCGAGCCAGCTTCCGTTCGTGCTGGAGAACGCGATCCGCGCGGCCGTGGGCCTGCGCGGCGTTGCGGTCGTTGCCATGCCCGGCGATGTCGCCTTCCGCAGCCCGCCGAAGCGCGCGCTGTCGACCACGCGCGGGCTCGCGCTGTCGGCGCCGAAAGTAGTCCCGCAGGCCGATGAGCTGGAGGCGCTCGCGGATCTCCTCAACGGCGCCGAACGCATCACGCTGTTCTGTGGCCGCGGCTGCGCAGGTGCGCATGCGCCGCTGATGCAGCTCGCAGAAAGCCTCAAGAGCCCGATCGTGCATGCGCTGGGCGGCAAGGAGCATGTCGAGTACGACAACCCCTATGACGTCGGCATGACCGGCTTCATCGGCTTTTCCTCGGGCTACGCCGCCATGCACGCCTGCGACGCGCTGGTGATGCTTGGTACCGATTTTCCCTACAAGCAGTTCTTCCCGACTGATGCGAAGGTTGCCCAGATCGACATCCGCCCGGAAAATCTGGGGCGGCGGTGCAGGATCGATCTCGGCCTCGTCGGCGACGTCAAGCTCACCATCGAGGCGCTGCTGCCGTTGCTGAAGACCAAGACGCAGCGCAAGCATCTCGACGATGCCATCGCGCATTACAGGAAGGCGCGCGAAGGGCTCGACTCGCTCGCCAAGGGCACGCCCGGCAGCAAACCGATCCATCCGCAATATCTGGCAAAAGTCATCAGCGATCACGCCTCCGACGACGCCGTGTTCACCGCCGATGTCGGCACGCCCACGGTGTGGGCCGCGCGCTATCTCGACATGAACGGCCGCCGCCGGCTGATCGGCTCCTTCGTGCACGGCTCGATGGCCAACGCGATGCCGCAGGCGATCGGTGCGCAGGCTGCGCAGCCCGGGCGCCAGGTGATCTCGCTCTCGGGCGACGGCGGCTTCACCATGCTGATGGGCGACCTCATCACGCTGACGCAGATGAAGCTGCCGGTGAAGGTGGTCGTCTTCAACAATGGCGTGCTCGGCTTCGTTGCGCTGGAGATGAAGGCGGCGGGCTTCGTCGACACCAATGTCGATCTGGAAAACCCCGATTTCGCGGCGATGGCGCGCGTGATGGGCATCTTCGCCAAACGCGTCGAGGATCCCGGCGAGCTCCCCGGCGCCATGGAGGAGATGCTGGCGCATAACGGACCGGCGCTGCTCGACGTCGTCACCGCCAAACAGGAGCTGTCGATGCCGCCGACCATTACGCCCGAGCAGATCAAGGGCTTCAGCCTCTGGGTCCTGCGTGCCGTGATGAACGGCCGGGGCGACGAGGTGCTCGATCTCGCCAAGACGAACCTGCTGCCGCGTTAA
- a CDS encoding PaaI family thioesterase yields MSNSPTTLPFEELAEAIKDRRSDYGHISGLQLDRFAPCEAWSSLPYRPVFVGDTETGVLHGGVVTAMLDESCGMAVQLALDGTRAIATLDLRIDYQKPATPGLDIKAHSVCYRTTRSIAFVRSTAYQDSEDDPVATATACFMIGANRTNMLADRRMDSRSIPTLEAPDDPDGPFANSPFARCLGIRINDDGTLTMPFSPKIIGNPILPAIHGGMTGAFLETTAIIGVRRELGIAALPKPIGLTVNYLRSGRALDTFANVSIVKQGRRIVAFEARAWQDNANKPIATAFGHFMLRPTPGSDEE; encoded by the coding sequence ATGTCCAACTCTCCGACCACGCTCCCGTTCGAGGAACTCGCCGAGGCGATCAAGGACCGTCGCTCCGATTACGGCCATATCAGCGGGCTCCAGCTCGACCGCTTTGCGCCCTGCGAGGCCTGGTCCAGCCTGCCCTACCGGCCCGTCTTCGTCGGTGACACCGAGACCGGCGTGCTGCATGGCGGCGTCGTCACCGCGATGCTGGACGAGAGCTGCGGCATGGCGGTGCAACTCGCGCTCGACGGCACGCGCGCGATCGCAACCCTCGATCTGCGGATCGACTATCAGAAGCCGGCAACGCCGGGCCTCGACATCAAGGCGCATTCGGTGTGCTATCGCACCACGCGATCGATCGCGTTCGTGCGCTCGACCGCCTATCAGGACTCCGAGGACGATCCGGTCGCGACCGCGACCGCCTGTTTCATGATCGGCGCCAACCGCACCAACATGCTCGCCGACCGCAGGATGGATTCGCGCAGCATCCCGACGCTGGAGGCGCCTGACGATCCGGACGGCCCGTTCGCGAACAGCCCGTTCGCGCGCTGCCTCGGCATCCGCATCAACGACGACGGCACGCTGACGATGCCGTTCTCGCCAAAGATCATCGGCAATCCGATCCTGCCCGCGATCCATGGCGGCATGACCGGCGCCTTCCTCGAGACCACCGCGATCATCGGCGTCAGGCGCGAGCTCGGCATCGCCGCGTTGCCGAAGCCGATCGGACTGACCGTCAATTATCTGCGCTCCGGCCGCGCGCTCGACACCTTCGCCAACGTCTCGATCGTGAAGCAGGGCCGGCGCATCGTCGCCTTCGAGGCACGCGCCTGGCAGGACAATGCGAACAAGCCGATCGCCACCGCCTTCGGCCATTTCATGCTGCGGCCGACGCCTGGAAGTGACGAGGAATAG
- a CDS encoding amidase: MTLPMSWNEWAQHDGVGLAARVRNGDLTAKELARQAAAGVAKVDPALSGVVELFEDVIADPAKDGANLAGPFAGLPFLMKDLGPTMKGRLQEMGSLLMRGNRAGADTFLTGKLRQAGLNLIGRTTTPEFGVCSSADNPAVYVTRNPWNTDYTTCGSSAGSAAMVAAGVVPIAHATDGGGSIRIPAGVNGNIGLKVSRGVFSLAPHMSDLTGLVSIQGCQSRSVRDTAAFVDHARGPAPGEFMPFWTTAQPYSEMIKRDPSKLRIALSHTWGDYTATPEIAAELEKTGRFLEGLGHHVDYALPELDFRAAFEAQTTCYISNFAVVISNMLAARGLDKPPEDLIEPMNIRIWEAGRHTSFAERAKMQGVFNTTSRGFGAFFEQWDVILTPITALPTPKVGTREYLTISDNPDVLDWFGNLWRFFAFTPLANLCGMPAISMPMAAQEHGLPLGIQAIAKQANDGLLLQLAAQIERALDGKWNGGKKPKVHVS, from the coding sequence ATGACTTTGCCGATGAGCTGGAATGAATGGGCGCAACACGATGGCGTTGGCCTCGCGGCACGCGTCCGTAACGGCGATCTGACGGCGAAGGAATTGGCGCGCCAGGCCGCCGCCGGCGTCGCCAAGGTCGATCCGGCGCTGTCGGGCGTGGTCGAGCTGTTCGAGGACGTGATCGCCGATCCCGCCAAGGACGGCGCCAATCTCGCCGGCCCGTTCGCCGGCCTGCCCTTCCTGATGAAGGACCTCGGGCCGACCATGAAGGGCCGGCTCCAGGAGATGGGCTCGCTGCTGATGCGCGGCAATCGCGCCGGCGCCGACACGTTCCTGACCGGTAAGCTCCGCCAGGCGGGACTGAATCTGATCGGCCGCACCACGACGCCGGAATTCGGCGTGTGCAGCTCGGCCGACAATCCCGCCGTCTATGTGACGCGCAATCCGTGGAATACCGACTACACCACCTGCGGTTCATCTGCCGGCAGCGCGGCCATGGTCGCCGCCGGCGTGGTGCCGATCGCGCATGCCACCGACGGCGGCGGCTCGATCCGCATTCCCGCCGGGGTCAACGGCAATATCGGGCTGAAGGTCTCGCGCGGCGTGTTCTCGCTGGCGCCGCACATGTCCGACCTCACCGGTCTCGTCTCGATCCAGGGCTGCCAGTCGCGCTCGGTGCGCGACACTGCCGCCTTCGTCGACCACGCCCGCGGTCCTGCGCCCGGCGAGTTCATGCCGTTCTGGACCACGGCGCAGCCCTATTCCGAGATGATCAAGCGCGATCCGTCAAAACTTCGCATCGCGCTGTCGCACACATGGGGCGACTACACCGCGACGCCTGAGATCGCGGCCGAGCTGGAGAAGACCGGCCGCTTCCTCGAAGGCCTCGGCCATCACGTCGATTACGCGCTGCCCGAGCTCGACTTCCGCGCTGCGTTCGAGGCGCAGACCACCTGCTACATCAGCAATTTTGCGGTGGTGATCTCCAACATGCTCGCCGCGCGCGGACTGGACAAGCCGCCGGAAGATCTGATCGAGCCGATGAACATCCGGATCTGGGAGGCCGGACGGCATACCAGCTTCGCCGAGCGCGCCAAGATGCAGGGCGTATTCAATACGACCTCGCGCGGCTTCGGCGCGTTCTTCGAGCAGTGGGACGTGATCCTGACGCCGATCACCGCGCTGCCGACGCCGAAGGTCGGCACAAGAGAATATCTCACCATCTCCGACAATCCCGATGTGCTCGACTGGTTCGGCAATCTCTGGCGCTTCTTCGCCTTCACCCCGCTCGCCAATCTCTGCGGCATGCCCGCGATCTCGATGCCGATGGCCGCGCAGGAGCACGGCCTGCCGCTCGGCATCCAGGCGATCGCCAAGCAGGCCAATGACGGCCTCCTGCTGCAACTCGCCGCCCAGATCGAGCGCGCGCTGGACGGCAAGTGGAACGGCGGCAAGAAGCCGAAGGTGCATGTGAGCTGA
- a CDS encoding ring-opening amidohydrolase, which produces MRTTSVGVFKVATNGPGDVSGLMAMINSGAIDPTSILAILGKTEGNGGVNDFTREYAVAALCTALAPRLDLSAEAVEQRIAFVMSGGTEGVLSPHITVFTRGEAERPAGLSGKRLSIGMAHTRDFLPEELGRSAQITETAKAVKTAMDDAGITDPTDVHFAQIKCPLLTSDRVAAAGARGNKTATTSAYSSMAYSRGASALGVAVPLGEIASDIRDQDVLHRYDLFSKVASTSSGIELMHNVVIVLGNSASSASRFEIGHAVMDDAIDAPAVVSALKSVGLGVAPHTAAGRELVNIFAKAEASPDGSVRGFRHTMLEDTDISSTRHARAAVGGLIAGLAGTGAVYVSGGAEHQGPAGGGPVAVIARLSD; this is translated from the coding sequence ATGCGCACCACATCGGTCGGCGTCTTCAAGGTCGCCACCAACGGCCCTGGCGACGTCTCCGGCCTGATGGCCATGATCAACTCCGGCGCGATCGATCCCACATCGATCCTGGCCATCCTCGGCAAGACCGAGGGCAATGGCGGCGTCAACGATTTCACCCGGGAATATGCCGTCGCGGCGTTGTGCACGGCGCTGGCGCCGCGGCTTGATCTGTCCGCGGAAGCAGTCGAGCAGCGCATCGCCTTCGTGATGTCGGGCGGCACCGAGGGCGTGCTCAGCCCGCATATCACGGTGTTCACGCGCGGCGAGGCCGAGCGGCCGGCAGGCCTGTCCGGCAAGCGGCTGAGCATCGGCATGGCGCACACGCGCGATTTCCTGCCTGAAGAGCTCGGCCGCTCCGCTCAGATCACGGAGACGGCGAAGGCCGTCAAGACCGCGATGGATGACGCCGGCATCACCGATCCCACTGATGTTCATTTCGCGCAGATCAAATGCCCGCTGCTCACCAGCGATCGCGTCGCGGCGGCGGGCGCGCGCGGCAACAAGACGGCCACGACCAGCGCCTACAGCTCGATGGCCTATTCGCGCGGCGCCTCCGCGCTCGGCGTTGCGGTCCCGCTCGGCGAGATCGCCTCTGACATCCGCGATCAAGACGTGCTGCACCGCTACGACCTGTTCTCGAAGGTCGCCTCGACCTCGTCCGGCATCGAGCTGATGCACAACGTCGTCATCGTGCTCGGCAACTCCGCTTCATCGGCAAGCAGGTTCGAGATCGGACACGCCGTGATGGACGACGCGATCGATGCCCCGGCGGTGGTGTCGGCGCTGAAGAGTGTTGGGCTAGGTGTTGCGCCACACACCGCCGCGGGCCGGGAGCTCGTCAACATCTTCGCCAAGGCCGAGGCCTCGCCTGATGGCAGCGTGCGCGGCTTCCGTCACACCATGCTCGAAGATACCGACATCAGCTCGACACGCCACGCCCGCGCCGCCGTCGGCGGCCTGATCGCAGGCCTTGCCGGCACCGGGGCGGTCTACGTCTCCGGTGGCGCCGAGCACCAGGGGCCAGCCGGCGGTGGGCCGGTTGCAGTCATCGCACGACTGTCGGATTGA
- a CDS encoding Tex family protein, which yields MANINQKIAQELGVRAEQVEATVTLLDGGATVPFIARYRKEATGALDDAQLRTLEERLGYLRELEDRRKAILESVREQGKLDAALEASILAADSKARLEDIYLPFKPKRRTKAEIAKEAGLEPLANQLLAEPGNDPKVVAEGFINAEKGVADAAAALDGARAILVERFDEDADLIGALREEMWTNARMASKVRDGKKTEGEKFADYFEFSEPLTKLPSHRILAMFRGEKEEILDLQIQAEAEAPPPGVPSAYELKIMKRFGIADLKRAGDRWLIDTVRWAWRTKIQVHLNIDLRMRLWNAAETEAVRVFASNLRDLLLAAPAGTRVTMGLDPGYRTGVKVAVTDATGKVVDTAVIYPHEPQRQWNESLAILGKLALKHRVELIAIGNGTASRETDKLAGDLVKGLAELKMTKIVVSEAGASVYSASAFASEELPGLDVTLRGAVSIARRLQDPLAELVKIEPKAIGVGQYQHDLGQAKLAKSLDAVVEDCVNAVGVDVNTASAPLLARVSGVGSGLASSIVAHRDANGPFKSRKALKEVPRLGPKAFEQCAGFLRILGGEDPLDASGVHPEAYPVVRRILAATKSDIKALIGSSEIVRTLKPKDFVDETFGLPTVTDILRELEKPGRDPRPAFKAAVFMEGVEEIKHLKKGMILEGTVTNVAAFGAFVDIGVHQDGLVHISAMSRTYIKDPREVVKPGDIVKVKVLDFEVARKRISLTLRLDDEVGAKKDAPGMQRDNSARNPARMTSSAPRKEESSGGGALAEALRRAAEKNNGKRA from the coding sequence GTGGCAAATATCAACCAGAAAATTGCGCAGGAGCTTGGGGTCCGGGCGGAGCAGGTCGAGGCGACGGTGACGCTGCTCGACGGCGGCGCCACGGTTCCCTTCATCGCGCGCTACCGCAAGGAAGCGACCGGTGCGCTCGACGACGCGCAATTGCGCACCCTGGAGGAGCGCCTGGGTTACCTGCGCGAGCTCGAAGACCGCCGCAAGGCCATCCTCGAATCGGTTCGCGAGCAGGGCAAGCTCGATGCCGCGCTGGAAGCCTCGATTCTCGCCGCCGACAGCAAGGCGCGCCTCGAAGACATCTATCTGCCGTTCAAGCCGAAGCGCCGCACCAAGGCCGAGATTGCCAAGGAAGCCGGCCTCGAGCCGCTCGCCAACCAGCTGTTGGCGGAGCCCGGCAACGACCCGAAGGTCGTCGCCGAAGGTTTCATCAATGCCGAGAAGGGCGTTGCGGATGCCGCAGCCGCGCTCGACGGCGCCCGCGCCATCCTGGTCGAGCGCTTCGACGAGGACGCCGATTTGATCGGCGCGTTGCGCGAGGAGATGTGGACCAATGCGCGCATGGCTTCCAAGGTGCGCGACGGCAAGAAGACCGAGGGCGAGAAGTTCGCCGACTATTTCGAGTTCTCGGAGCCGCTGACCAAGCTGCCCTCGCACCGCATCCTCGCGATGTTCCGCGGCGAGAAGGAAGAGATCCTCGATCTCCAGATCCAGGCGGAGGCCGAAGCGCCGCCGCCGGGCGTGCCGAGCGCGTATGAATTGAAGATCATGAAGCGGTTCGGCATCGCCGACCTCAAGCGCGCCGGCGATCGCTGGCTGATCGACACCGTGCGCTGGGCCTGGCGCACCAAGATCCAGGTGCATCTGAACATCGACCTGCGCATGCGGCTGTGGAACGCGGCCGAGACCGAAGCTGTGCGCGTGTTCGCCTCCAATCTGCGCGACCTCCTGCTCGCCGCACCTGCCGGCACCCGCGTCACCATGGGTCTCGATCCCGGCTACCGCACCGGCGTCAAGGTCGCCGTCACTGACGCGACCGGCAAGGTCGTCGATACCGCCGTGATCTATCCGCACGAGCCGCAGCGGCAGTGGAACGAGTCGCTTGCGATCCTGGGCAAGCTGGCATTGAAGCATCGCGTCGAGCTGATTGCGATCGGCAACGGCACCGCCTCGCGCGAGACCGACAAGCTCGCCGGCGATCTCGTCAAGGGCCTCGCCGAGCTGAAGATGACCAAGATCGTGGTCTCGGAAGCCGGCGCGTCGGTCTATTCGGCCTCCGCCTTCGCCTCGGAGGAATTGCCGGGCCTCGACGTCACGCTGCGCGGCGCGGTCTCGATCGCGCGGCGGCTCCAGGATCCGCTCGCCGAGCTGGTCAAGATCGAACCCAAGGCGATCGGCGTCGGCCAGTATCAGCATGATCTCGGCCAGGCCAAGCTCGCCAAGTCGCTTGATGCCGTGGTCGAAGACTGCGTGAACGCGGTCGGCGTCGACGTCAACACCGCCTCGGCACCGCTGCTCGCCCGCGTGTCGGGCGTCGGCTCCGGCCTTGCCTCGAGCATCGTGGCGCACCGCGACGCCAACGGCCCGTTCAAGTCGCGCAAGGCGCTCAAGGAGGTGCCGCGGCTCGGGCCGAAAGCGTTCGAGCAATGCGCGGGCTTCCTGCGCATCCTCGGCGGCGAAGACCCGCTCGATGCCTCCGGCGTGCATCCGGAAGCCTATCCCGTGGTGCGCCGGATTCTCGCGGCCACCAAGAGCGACATCAAGGCGCTGATCGGCAGCAGCGAGATCGTGCGTACGCTGAAGCCGAAAGATTTCGTCGACGAGACGTTCGGTCTGCCGACCGTCACCGACATTCTGCGCGAGCTGGAAAAGCCCGGCCGCGATCCCCGCCCGGCGTTCAAGGCCGCCGTGTTCATGGAAGGCGTCGAGGAGATCAAGCACCTCAAGAAGGGCATGATCCTCGAGGGCACGGTGACCAACGTCGCCGCGTTCGGCGCCTTCGTCGACATCGGCGTGCACCAGGACGGCCTCGTGCACATTTCGGCGATGTCCAGGACCTACATCAAGGATCCGCGCGAGGTGGTGAAGCCCGGCGACATCGTCAAGGTGAAGGTGCTGGACTTCGAGGTCGCCCGCAAGCGCATCTCGCTGACGCTGCGCCTCGATGACGAGGTCGGTGCCAAGAAGGACGCCCCCGGCATGCAGCGCGACAACAGCGCGCGCAACCCCGCCCGCATGACCTCCTCGGCACCGCGCAAGGAGGAATCGTCCGGCGGCGGAGCGCTTGCCGAAGCGCTGCGCCGTGCCGCCGAAAAGAACAACGGCAAGCGGGCGTGA
- a CDS encoding response regulator transcription factor, with translation MTGGHRRILVVEDDPETAGQLVEELTTSGYEVDLAATGREALSHGAARDYAVITIDRMLPDIDGITVMRQLRDDGIAAPFLIISALGEVDDRVRGLRAGGDDYLVKPFSFVELLARLEALGRRSETVAKETILRVGDLAIDLIARNASRRGRKIPLLPREFQLLEYLARNEGRVISRAMLLQHVWDLHFDPSTNIIDVYVGRVRRKVDDAQAYPLIHTIRGIGYCLRAPG, from the coding sequence ATGACCGGAGGTCACCGCCGCATCCTGGTCGTCGAGGACGATCCGGAAACCGCAGGCCAGCTCGTCGAGGAACTGACTACCTCAGGCTATGAGGTCGACCTCGCCGCGACGGGGCGCGAGGCCCTGAGCCACGGCGCCGCCCGCGACTATGCCGTCATCACCATCGACCGCATGCTGCCCGACATCGACGGCATCACCGTGATGCGTCAGTTGCGCGACGACGGCATCGCGGCGCCGTTCCTGATCATCTCGGCGCTCGGCGAAGTCGATGACCGCGTACGCGGCCTGCGCGCCGGAGGCGACGATTATCTCGTCAAGCCGTTCTCCTTCGTCGAACTGCTGGCACGCCTGGAGGCACTTGGCCGCCGCAGCGAGACCGTCGCCAAGGAAACGATCCTGCGGGTCGGCGATCTCGCCATCGACCTGATCGCGCGCAATGCGAGCCGGCGTGGCCGGAAAATTCCCTTGCTGCCGCGCGAGTTTCAACTGCTCGAATATCTCGCCCGCAACGAGGGACGGGTCATCTCCCGTGCGATGCTGCTCCAGCATGTCTGGGACCTGCATTTCGATCCCTCCACCAACATCATCGACGTCTATGTCGGGCGCGTCCGCCGCAAGGTCGACGACGCCCAGGCCTATCCGCTGATCCACACCATCCGCGGCATCGGATATTGCCTCCGTGCTCCTGGCTAA
- a CDS encoding sensor histidine kinase, whose translation MLLAKTLRSSTFRLALIAIAAFGLIVVAIMAYVYFGTIAYVESRVGDAGDHSGFTAMIELAMAAIAVLMLVLAGLAAVLVTRRTVGRIEEINATSRAIMLSGLDRRIPLRGSHDEWDRVAENLNQMLDRIETLMGEVKQVSDNVAHDLRTPLTRMRGRLEKAYHHERNGEADAGLIGDTIADLDAVLGMFASITRISEIETRARRSAFRVLDLAEIAEEVVELYDAAAEQVATRLSLAGDREVAITGDRDLLFDAIANLVDNAIKHGRAGGQVTVTCRSTDSGPVIEIADDGAGIPADQRDHVFKRFYRLEQSRYTPGNGLGLSLVAAVAGLHGAGIALHDNAPGLTVRLSFPATS comes from the coding sequence GTGCTCCTGGCTAAGACGCTTCGCTCCTCGACCTTCCGCCTGGCGCTGATCGCGATCGCGGCGTTCGGTCTGATCGTCGTGGCGATCATGGCCTATGTCTATTTCGGCACGATCGCCTATGTGGAGAGCCGGGTCGGCGATGCCGGCGATCACAGCGGTTTTACCGCGATGATCGAGCTCGCGATGGCCGCGATTGCCGTCCTGATGCTGGTGCTGGCCGGGCTTGCGGCGGTGCTGGTGACGCGGCGAACGGTCGGGCGGATCGAGGAGATCAACGCCACCAGCCGCGCCATCATGCTCTCCGGCCTCGACCGGCGCATTCCCCTGCGCGGCAGCCATGACGAATGGGACCGCGTGGCCGAGAACCTCAACCAGATGCTCGACCGCATCGAGACGCTGATGGGCGAGGTCAAGCAGGTCAGCGACAATGTCGCCCATGATCTGCGCACCCCGCTGACGCGCATGCGCGGCCGGCTGGAGAAGGCCTATCACCACGAGCGCAACGGCGAGGCCGATGCCGGGCTGATCGGCGACACCATCGCCGATCTCGACGCCGTGCTCGGCATGTTCGCCTCCATCACGCGGATCTCGGAGATCGAGACCCGCGCCCGGCGGAGCGCGTTTCGCGTGCTCGACCTCGCCGAGATCGCGGAGGAAGTCGTCGAGCTCTACGACGCTGCGGCTGAGCAAGTTGCGACGCGGCTCAGTCTTGCCGGCGACCGCGAGGTGGCGATCACGGGGGATCGCGACCTGCTGTTCGATGCCATCGCCAATCTCGTCGACAACGCAATCAAGCACGGCCGCGCCGGCGGGCAGGTGACGGTGACCTGCCGCAGCACCGATAGCGGCCCGGTGATCGAGATCGCCGACGACGGCGCCGGCATTCCAGCCGACCAGCGCGACCACGTTTTCAAACGATTCTACCGGCTCGAACAGAGCCGCTATACCCCGGGCAACGGCCTGGGCTTGAGTCTGGTCGCGGCCGTTGCCGGCCTCCATGGCGCCGGGATCGCGCTGCACGACAATGCGCCGGGCCTTACGGTCCGGCTCAGTTTTCCGGCGACCTCATAG